Proteins encoded within one genomic window of Sphingomonas cannabina:
- a CDS encoding class I SAM-dependent methyltransferase produces the protein MTEDLLPERLARAITLAGPIPLSQYMAAANAHYYATRDPLGAAGDFTTAPEISQMFGELIGLWLTDLWSRAGRPAARYVEFGPGRGTLASDALRAMGKTGLAPPVHLVEFSPALRARQAERLPQAEWCVDLVGVPDDGALLVVANEFFDALPIRQLVKTAEGWRERLVACQDTLFLPVVGNTVFDAIIPPALKDVPDGSVLETSPASVAAVRQLARAVAERGGAALVIDYGYEGPAIGDTFQAVKAHRFANPFEQPGEADLTAHVDFATLAEAARAEGARTYGPVGQGAFLTALGIDARAAALGGGPEVTTARDRLVGAEAMGELFRVLAIVHPDWPVPEGFA, from the coding sequence GTGACCGAAGACCTGCTCCCCGAACGCCTCGCCCGCGCGATCACTCTGGCCGGGCCGATCCCGCTCTCGCAGTATATGGCGGCGGCGAACGCGCATTATTACGCGACGCGCGATCCGCTCGGGGCCGCGGGCGACTTCACCACCGCGCCGGAGATCAGCCAGATGTTCGGCGAGCTGATCGGCCTGTGGCTCACCGACCTGTGGAGCCGCGCCGGCCGGCCGGCGGCGCGCTACGTCGAGTTCGGCCCCGGCCGCGGCACGCTGGCGAGCGACGCGCTGCGGGCAATGGGCAAGACCGGCCTCGCCCCGCCGGTGCATCTCGTCGAGTTCAGCCCCGCGCTCCGCGCGCGACAGGCCGAGCGGCTGCCGCAGGCGGAATGGTGCGTCGACCTGGTCGGCGTGCCCGACGACGGCGCGCTGCTGGTCGTCGCCAACGAGTTCTTCGACGCGCTGCCGATCCGCCAGCTCGTCAAGACCGCCGAGGGCTGGCGCGAACGGCTGGTCGCCTGCCAGGACACGCTGTTCCTGCCGGTGGTCGGCAACACCGTGTTCGACGCCATCATCCCGCCCGCGCTCAAGGATGTGCCCGACGGGTCGGTGCTCGAGACCTCACCGGCCAGCGTCGCCGCGGTGCGCCAGCTCGCCCGCGCGGTCGCCGAGCGTGGCGGCGCGGCGTTGGTGATCGACTATGGCTATGAGGGCCCGGCGATCGGCGACACCTTCCAGGCGGTGAAGGCGCACCGTTTCGCCAACCCGTTCGAACAGCCCGGCGAGGCCGATCTCACCGCCCACGTCGATTTCGCCACGCTGGCCGAGGCAGCGCGGGCGGAGGGTGCGAGGACCTACGGCCCCGTCGGCCAGGGCGCGTTCCTGACCGCGCTCGGCATCGACGCGCGCGCGGCGGCGCTCGGCGGGGGCCCGGAGGTGACGACGGCGCGCGACCGGCTGGTCGGGGCCGAGGCGATGGGTGAGCTGTTCCGGGTGCTGGCGATCGTCCATCCGGACTGGCCGGTACCGGAGGGTTTCGCATGA
- a CDS encoding xanthine dehydrogenase family protein molybdopterin-binding subunit produces MDRRTLLIGGGAAAGLVVAYALWPRMHVVGLPAAEGETVFAGWIKIGADGHVTVAVPQCEHGQGVYTALPQIVADELGADWRTVGVEAAPENGLYANPLAAEALFGPDTGWRHLLDGEAPMLTAGSSSVRQFEAPLRRAGAVARALLMKAAARRWDADWRTLRTEAGFVVHGKERLRFGELAAEAARESLPGDIPSRDGQARLAGTPAPRLDAPAKVDGSANFAGDVRLPGMVFAAVRHGPVGGSRLVRVDRKGAERVPGMLHIVEHERWAAAVANTWWAANRALEAIDPRFETPMPLVDDAAIDRALAEALARPGERVAREGDLAAVFSNAHVVSAEYHVGTGLHAAIEPVTATASYEDGKLILYAATQAPQATRAAAARAIGISPERVVLHPMMAGGSFGANLESEAAAQAALLTRRLGKPVQLTWSRAESLMRPPPRPPARLRMLARLGAEGSILGWQAAVATPSLGHELAERLDGAGSVARALHEPGDTVAVDGASPAYRIGAWAVDHHPAETGVPAGWWRSGAHFATCFATESFIDELADAAGTEPLSYRISMLGAEPRLARCLTTIASLGGWQGGVPGSGQGVACHRFRGSRIALMVEAGMDGGRPRVDRMVAAVDCGRVINPELVLQAIEGGLIFGLAAATGASTGYTEGRADARSFRDLDLPRLADTPDITVELIESDAEPGGVSELGVPVVAPALANAIASLSGNRRRRLPL; encoded by the coding sequence ATGGACCGACGGACGCTGCTGATCGGCGGCGGCGCCGCGGCCGGGCTGGTGGTCGCCTATGCGCTATGGCCGCGCATGCATGTCGTCGGCCTGCCGGCGGCCGAGGGCGAGACGGTGTTCGCCGGCTGGATCAAGATCGGCGCCGACGGCCATGTCACCGTCGCCGTGCCGCAATGCGAGCATGGGCAGGGCGTCTATACCGCGCTGCCTCAGATCGTCGCGGACGAGCTGGGAGCCGATTGGCGGACGGTGGGAGTCGAGGCGGCGCCCGAGAACGGCCTCTACGCCAATCCGCTTGCCGCCGAGGCGCTGTTCGGGCCCGATACCGGCTGGCGGCACCTGCTCGACGGCGAGGCGCCGATGCTGACCGCCGGGTCGAGCTCGGTCCGCCAGTTCGAGGCGCCGCTCCGCCGGGCCGGGGCCGTCGCGCGCGCGCTGCTGATGAAGGCGGCGGCGCGGCGCTGGGACGCCGACTGGCGGACGCTGCGCACTGAAGCGGGCTTCGTCGTACACGGCAAGGAGCGGCTGCGGTTCGGTGAGCTGGCGGCGGAGGCTGCGCGCGAAAGCCTGCCGGGTGACATCCCGTCCCGCGACGGCCAGGCCCGGCTCGCCGGCACGCCCGCCCCCCGGCTCGACGCGCCGGCCAAGGTCGACGGCTCGGCCAATTTCGCCGGCGACGTCCGCCTGCCCGGCATGGTGTTCGCCGCCGTCCGCCACGGGCCGGTCGGCGGCAGCCGGCTGGTGCGCGTCGATCGCAAGGGCGCCGAGCGTGTGCCGGGGATGCTCCACATCGTCGAGCATGAGCGCTGGGCGGCGGCGGTCGCGAACACCTGGTGGGCGGCCAATCGCGCGCTGGAGGCGATCGATCCGCGCTTCGAGACGCCGATGCCGCTCGTCGATGACGCCGCGATCGACCGCGCGCTGGCAGAGGCGCTGGCCCGTCCCGGCGAGCGCGTCGCGCGCGAGGGCGATCTCGCTGCCGTGTTCAGCAACGCGCATGTGGTGAGCGCCGAATACCACGTCGGCACCGGCCTCCACGCCGCGATCGAGCCGGTCACCGCCACCGCCAGTTATGAGGACGGCAAGCTGATCCTCTATGCCGCCACCCAGGCGCCGCAGGCGACGCGCGCGGCGGCGGCGCGGGCGATCGGCATCTCCCCCGAGCGCGTGGTGCTGCACCCGATGATGGCCGGCGGCTCGTTCGGCGCGAACCTGGAGAGCGAGGCGGCGGCGCAGGCGGCGCTGCTCACCCGCCGGCTCGGCAAGCCGGTCCAGCTCACCTGGTCGCGCGCGGAGAGCCTGATGCGCCCGCCGCCGCGCCCGCCCGCGCGCCTCAGGATGCTGGCGCGGCTGGGGGCGGAGGGCAGCATCCTCGGCTGGCAGGCGGCGGTCGCGACCCCTTCGCTCGGCCATGAGCTGGCGGAGCGGCTCGACGGCGCCGGTTCGGTCGCGCGGGCGCTGCACGAGCCCGGCGATACGGTCGCGGTGGACGGGGCGTCGCCCGCCTACCGGATCGGCGCCTGGGCGGTCGATCACCACCCGGCCGAGACCGGCGTCCCCGCCGGCTGGTGGCGCTCCGGCGCGCATTTCGCGACCTGCTTCGCGACCGAGAGCTTCATCGACGAGCTCGCCGACGCCGCCGGCACCGAGCCGCTGTCCTACCGCATCTCGATGCTCGGGGCGGAGCCGCGGCTGGCGCGGTGCCTCACCACCATCGCTTCGCTGGGCGGCTGGCAGGGCGGGGTGCCGGGCAGCGGGCAGGGCGTCGCCTGCCACCGTTTCCGCGGCAGCCGCATCGCGCTGATGGTCGAGGCGGGGATGGACGGCGGCCGGCCGCGCGTCGACCGCATGGTTGCGGCGGTCGACTGCGGGCGGGTGATCAATCCCGAGCTGGTGCTGCAGGCGATCGAGGGCGGGCTGATCTTCGGCCTCGCGGCCGCGACCGGCGCGTCCACCGGCTACACCGAAGGCCGCGCCGATGCGCGCAGCTTCCGCGACCTCGACCTGCCGCGGCTCGCCGACACGCCCGACATCACCGTCGAGCTGATCGAGAGCGACGCCGAGCCGGGCGGGGTGAGCGAGCTCGGCGTGCCGGTGGTGGCGCCGGCGCTGGCCAATGCGATCGCGTCGCTTTCCGGCAACCGGCGCAGAAGGCTGCCGCTGTGA
- a CDS encoding GNAT family N-acetyltransferase yields MIDYRDATPADGPALDAMARAIWVETFGHSCSAEDAEAYLATAYGPHGALLRDLNGGKARFRLALAGGRIVGYAKLNPPWLPDAEPGAMQLSQLYVVRDFHGAGIAHTLMDWTIDTARAEGAAALLLTVWEENHRARRFYEKRGFVHIGDYAFPVGDQIDTDNIMRLAL; encoded by the coding sequence ATGATCGACTATCGTGACGCCACGCCAGCCGACGGCCCCGCGCTCGACGCGATGGCGCGGGCGATCTGGGTCGAGACCTTCGGCCACAGCTGCTCGGCCGAGGATGCCGAGGCCTATCTCGCCACCGCCTACGGCCCGCACGGCGCACTGCTGCGCGACCTCAACGGTGGCAAGGCGCGCTTCCGCCTGGCGCTCGCGGGCGGGCGGATCGTCGGCTACGCCAAGCTCAACCCGCCGTGGCTGCCCGATGCCGAGCCGGGGGCGATGCAGCTCAGCCAGCTCTATGTCGTGCGCGACTTCCACGGCGCCGGCATCGCGCACACGCTGATGGACTGGACGATCGACACCGCGCGGGCCGAGGGCGCCGCCGCGCTGCTGCTGACGGTGTGGGAGGAGAACCACCGCGCCCGCCGCTTCTACGAGAAGCGCGGCTTCGTCCATATCGGCGACTATGCCTTCCCGGTCGGCGATCAGATCGACACCGACAACATCATGCGGCTGGCGCTGTGA
- the hemH gene encoding ferrochelatase, with product MTSRAKVGVLLINLGTPDAAEAGAVRRYLAEFLSDPRVIEIPMPLWRPILHGVILRTRPRKSAHAYAQVWTEAGSPLAAITAEQAAALAGAFGEEVIVDWAMRYGRPAIAERVKALKAAGCERILLAPLYPQYCAATTATANDRAFAALAAMRWQPAVRTLPPYYDDPAYIDALKTSVEASLAGLDFVPDAIVASFHGMPQRTRELGDPYHDHCRETARLLSEALGRELIVAFQSRFGRAKWLEPATDATLAALPGKGMRRVAVVAPGFAADCIETLEELAIRGRETFLAAGGTDFAYLPCLNAGREGVAMLRHLLARELAGWIDAA from the coding sequence GTGACGTCGCGTGCCAAGGTCGGTGTGCTGCTGATCAATCTCGGCACGCCCGACGCCGCCGAGGCCGGGGCGGTGCGGCGCTATCTCGCCGAGTTCCTGTCGGATCCGCGCGTGATCGAGATCCCCATGCCGCTGTGGCGGCCGATCCTGCACGGCGTGATTCTGCGCACCCGCCCGCGCAAGTCCGCCCATGCCTATGCCCAGGTGTGGACCGAGGCGGGCTCGCCGCTTGCCGCGATCACGGCGGAGCAGGCGGCGGCGCTCGCAGGAGCCTTCGGCGAGGAGGTGATCGTCGACTGGGCGATGCGCTACGGCCGCCCGGCGATCGCCGAGCGCGTGAAGGCGCTCAAGGCGGCGGGATGCGAGCGTATCCTGCTCGCGCCGCTCTATCCGCAATATTGCGCGGCGACGACCGCCACCGCCAACGACCGGGCGTTCGCCGCGCTGGCGGCGATGCGCTGGCAGCCGGCGGTGCGCACGCTGCCGCCCTATTACGACGATCCCGCCTATATCGATGCGCTCAAGACGTCGGTCGAGGCATCGCTGGCGGGCCTCGATTTCGTGCCCGACGCGATCGTCGCCAGCTTTCACGGCATGCCGCAGCGCACGCGCGAGCTCGGTGATCCCTATCATGATCACTGCCGGGAAACGGCGCGCCTGTTGTCGGAGGCGCTCGGCCGTGAGCTGATCGTCGCCTTCCAGTCCCGCTTCGGTCGCGCGAAATGGCTGGAGCCGGCCACCGACGCGACGCTTGCCGCGCTCCCGGGCAAAGGCATGCGCAGGGTCGCGGTGGTCGCGCCAGGCTTTGCCGCCGATTGCATCGAGACGCTGGAGGAGCTGGCGATCCGCGGGCGCGAGACTTTCCTCGCCGCGGGCGGAACCGACTTCGCCTATCTGCCTTGTCTCAATGCCGGCCGCGAAGGTGTCGCAATGCTGCGCCATCTGCTCGCGCGCGAGCTTGCGGGGTGGATCGACGCCGCCTAG
- the lgt gene encoding prolipoprotein diacylglyceryl transferase → MLSILAAAGRHIRYEDLHLDPVALPLGFFDLKWYSLAYIAGILIGWWYLLRLLAQPGAPMARRHADDLVFYATLGIILGGRLGYAIFYAPQLLTSLSILRLWDGGMSFHGGVIGTTIAIIVMARQHKLNWLRIHDYVACCAPFGLFFGRLANFVNGELWGKPADVPWAIIFPRTGDDVARHPSQLYEAGLEGIVLFAVLWFLFWRTDARYQPGKLVGTFLLGYGLSRFVVEFFREPDEQFAGTIFAHAGLHMGQLLTLPMIAGGIYLIVTAKRRRLRVEATVGLESVA, encoded by the coding sequence TTGCTGTCGATACTCGCCGCCGCCGGCCGGCACATCCGCTACGAGGATCTGCACCTCGATCCGGTCGCGCTGCCCCTCGGCTTCTTCGATCTCAAATGGTATTCGCTGGCCTATATCGCCGGCATCCTGATCGGCTGGTGGTATCTGCTGCGCCTGCTCGCCCAGCCGGGCGCGCCGATGGCGCGGCGCCATGCCGATGACCTCGTCTTCTATGCGACGCTCGGCATCATCCTCGGCGGGCGGCTCGGCTATGCGATCTTCTATGCGCCGCAGCTGCTGACCTCGCTCAGCATCCTGAGATTATGGGACGGCGGCATGTCGTTCCACGGCGGCGTGATCGGCACGACGATCGCGATCATCGTGATGGCGCGGCAGCACAAGCTCAACTGGCTGCGCATCCACGACTATGTCGCCTGCTGCGCGCCGTTCGGGCTGTTCTTCGGCCGGCTCGCCAATTTCGTGAACGGCGAGCTGTGGGGCAAGCCCGCGGACGTGCCCTGGGCGATCATCTTCCCGCGCACCGGCGACGACGTCGCCCGCCATCCGAGCCAGCTCTACGAGGCGGGGCTGGAGGGCATCGTGCTGTTCGCCGTGCTATGGTTCCTGTTCTGGCGTACCGACGCACGCTACCAGCCGGGCAAGCTCGTCGGCACCTTCCTGCTCGGCTATGGCCTGTCGCGCTTCGTCGTCGAGTTCTTCCGCGAGCCCGACGAGCAGTTCGCCGGCACGATCTTCGCCCATGCCGGGCTGCACATGGGACAGCTGCTGACGCTGCCGATGATCGCCGGCGGCATCTATCTGATCGTCACCGCCAAGCGCCGCCGCCTGCGGGTCGAGGCGACGGTGGGGCTGGAGAGCGTGGCCTGA